A genome region from Taeniopygia guttata chromosome 5, bTaeGut7.mat, whole genome shotgun sequence includes the following:
- the TMEM63C gene encoding calcium permeable stress-gated cation channel 1, whose translation MESTYSMEPAPDGAGLTSLDVLLFLDAPVNSTEEQCFSARSRSTVLEGLPFGGVPTVLAINFILWLLLLLVFSCLRKAAWDYGRLALLMDNDSLTSLFYGEQSEKEKSPSESSPLDADNKDVGFCSWLLSIYQMKDEEIQSKCGIDATTYLSFQRHLLVLLMLVCVLSVAVILPVNFSGDLLGHNPTHFGRTTIANIPTQDRLLWLHSIFALIYFIFTVLCMAHHSVHLEYRENEKVARTLMVTHIPKEITDPSLIVKHFHEAYPSCTVTSVQFCFDVRKLMKLDAERRKAMKGRLYFTTKAQKEGKIMIKTHPCARIFCCRFCGFDEVDAEQYYGELEEKLTDEFNAERNRITLKRLDMAFVTFQDERMTAVILKDYSHIHCRKHPQQSSVTTVVKSHHWGVRYAPSPSDIIWENLSVRGTSWWVRFILLNICLFVLLFFLTTPAIIVNTMDMFNVTHPVESLKNPIITQFFPTLLLWAFSVFLPFLVYYSAFFESHWTRSSENQITMHKCYFFLVFMVIILPSLGLSSLDLFFRWLFDTHFLDEAEIKFQCVFLPDNGAFFVNYVVTSSLIGTAMELLRIPGLLVYTARLCFAKSEPERLHVKRSQAYQFQFGLEYAWTCCIFSVVMTYSITCPIIVPFGLLYMLLKHMVDRYNIYYVYIPTKLNQRLHVAAISQVVVAPILCMFWLLFFSVLRLGPTRPVTLFTFVVLLSCIIFSFFGLCLKKLQPRKPSSYQMSDQSEGAFNDVERSSVSSTPNSNLFLATVLQEPELSLTPAASPAHQSYGTMGNHLEPAEDGEDGGLQSFETELETVEGEYRSGPVIESQARYQ comes from the exons ATGGAAAGCACGTACTCGATGGAGCCAGCACCTGATGGTGCTGGCCTCACCTCGCTGGATGTGCTCCTCTTCCTGGACGCCCCGGTGAACAGCACAGAGGAGCAGTGCTTCAGCGCCCGCTCCCGCAGCACTGTCCTGGAGGGGCTGCCCTTTGGTGGCGTGCCCACCGTGCTTGCCATCAACTTCATCCTCTGGCTG cTTCTCCTTCTGGTCTTCTCATGTCTTCGGAAAGCGGCTTGGGACTACGGGCGCCTGGCACTGCTGATGGACAATGATAG CCTGACATCGCTTTTCTATGGAGAGCAGAGCGAGAAGGAGAAGTCCCCGTCGGAGAGCAGCCCTCTGGATGCCGACAACAAGGATGTG GGATTCTGTTCCTGGCTCCTTTCTATCTATCAGATGAA ggatgaggagattCAGAGCAAGTGTGGGATCGATGCCACCACCTACCTCTCCTTCCAGCGACACCTCCTGGTCCTGCTGATGCTGGTTTGCGTGCTCTCCGTGGCTGTCATCCTGCCTGTCAACTTCTCAGGGGACCTCCTGG gaCACAATCCCACCCACTTTGGCCGGACAACCATCGCCAACATCCCAACTCA AGACCGTCTCCTGTGGCTGCACAGCATCTTCGCCCTCATCTATTTTATCTTCACCGTCCTTTGTATGGCTCACCACTCTGTCCACCTGGAATACAGAGAGAATGAGAAG GTCGCCCGGACGCTGATGGTTACCCACATCCCCAAGGAGATCACAGACCCTTCACTTATTGTCAAGCATTTCCA CGAGGCTTATCCCAGCTGCACCGTCACCAGCGTCCAGTTCTGCTTCGACGTGCGCAAGCTGATGAAGCTGGATGCGGAGAG GCGCAAAGCAATGAAGGGGAGGCTTTACTTCACCACCAAGGCACAGAAAGAGGGGAAGATCATGATCAAAACTCACCCCTGCGCCCGTATCTTTTGCTGCCGCTTCTGTGGCTTTGATGAG GTGGATGCTGAGCAGTATTAcggggagctggaggagaagctCACAGATGAGTTCAATGCAGAGCGCAACCGCATCACACTCAAGCGACTTGATATGGCCTTTGTCACCTTCCAGGATGAGCGGATGACAGCTGT GATTTTGAAGGACTACAGCCACATCCACTGCCGCAAGCACCCCCAGCAGTCCTCTGTCACCACCGTGGTCAAGTCACACCACTGGGGTGTTCGCTATGCCCCTTCACCCAGTGACATCATCTG GGAGAACTTATCAGTCCGTGGCACATCGTGGTGGGTGCGATTCATTCTGCTTAATATCTGCCTGTTcgtccttctcttcttcctcacaACGCCAGCCATCATTGTCAACACTATGGACATGTTCAATGTCACACACCCTGTGGAGAGCCTCAAG AACCCCATCATCACCCAGTTTTTCcccacactgctgctctgggcctTCTCCGTCTTCCTGCCCTTCCTTGTTTACTATTCAGCATTCTTCGAGTCTCACTGGACAAG GTCAAGTGAAAATCAGATCACCATGCACAAGTGCTACTTCTTCCTGGTGTTCATGGTTATCATCCTGCCCTCGCTGGGTCTGAGCAG CCTGGACCTGTTTTTCCGCTGGCTCTTCGACACCCACTTTCTGGATGAGGCTGAAATCAAGTTCCA GTGCGTTTTCCTCCCAGACAATGGCGCCTTCTTTGTCAACTATGTAGTCACCTCCAGCCTGATTGGGAcggccatggagctgctgcgCATCCCAGGCCTCCTTGTCTACACTGCTCGCCTCTGCTTTGCCAAATCTGAGCCCGAGCGGCTCCATGTCAAGCGG AGCCAAGCATACCAGTTCCAGTTTGGACTAGAGTACGCCTGGACCTGCTGTATCTTCTCTGTTGTCATGACCTACAGCATCACCTGCCCCATCATCGTCCCCTTTG GGCTGCTCTACATGCTGCTCAAGCACATGGTTGACCGGTACAACATTTACTATGTGTACATCCCCACCAAACTGAACCAGCGGCTCCACGTCGCCGCCATCAGCCAGGTCGTGGTGGCCCCCATCCTCTGCATGTTCTGGCTGCTCTTCTTCTCCGTCCTGCGCCTTG GTCCTACCCGGCCTGTCACCCTCTTCACCTTTGTGGTCCTCCTTTCCTGCATCATCTTCTCCTTCTTTGGCCTCTGCCTGAAGAAGCTGCAGCCACGGAAACCCTCTAGCTACCAG ATGTCTGACCAGTCTGAAGGCGCCTTCAATGACGTGGAGCGGAGCAGCGTTTCCTCCACCCCTAACTCCAAT CTCTTTTTGGCCACTGTCCTGCAGGAGCCTGAGCTGAGCCTGACACCGGCAGCCTCTCCGGCACACCAGTCCTATGGCACCATGGGCAACCACCTGGAGCCAGCGGAGGATGGGGAGGATGGGGGGCTGCAGAGCTTCGAGACAGAGCTGGAGACCGTGGAGGGCGAGTACAGGAGTGGCCCCGTGATAGAGAGCCAGGCTCGCTACCAGTGA
- the NGB gene encoding neuroglobin isoform X2, with protein MSQSRSIRTIGGRSKTMCIIPRLFDLDPDLLPLFQYNCKQFASPQECLSAPEFLDHIRKVMLVIDAAVNHLENLSCLEEYLCNLGKKHQAVGVKVESFSTVGESLLYMLEKCLGAAFSPEVQEAWSKLYNAVVKAMQRGWETLPEGD; from the exons ATGAGCCAGTCCAGAAGCATAAGGACAATTGGAGGAAGATCCAAGACCATGTGCATCATCCCCAG GCTGTTTGACTTGGATCCTGACCTGCTTCCCCTTTTCCAGTACAACTGCAAGCAGTTTGCCAGCCCTCAGGAGTGCCTCTCTGCCCCTGAGTTCCTGGATCACATCAGGAAG GTGATGCTGGTGATTGATGCTGCTGTGAACCACCTGGAGAACTTATCCTGCCTGGAAGAGTATCTCTGCAACCTTGGCAAGAAGCACCAGGCAGTTGGTGTGAAGGTTGAATCTTTCTCG ACTGTCGGCGAGTCCTTGCTGTACATGCTGGAGAAATGCCTtggtgctgccttcagcccAGAGGTGCAGGAAGCTTGGAGCAAACTCTACAATGCTGTGGTGAAAGCCATGCAACGTGGCTGGGAGACCCTCCCAGAAGGAGACTAG
- the NGB gene encoding neuroglobin isoform X1 translates to MESGMPLSGGQRALIRESWQRVSGSPVQHGLVLFTRLFDLDPDLLPLFQYNCKQFASPQECLSAPEFLDHIRKVMLVIDAAVNHLENLSCLEEYLCNLGKKHQAVGVKVESFSTVGESLLYMLEKCLGAAFSPEVQEAWSKLYNAVVKAMQRGWETLPEGD, encoded by the exons atGGAGAGCGGGATGCCGCTGTCGGGCGGGCAGCGGGCGCTGATCCGGGAGAGCTGGCAGCGGGTGAGCGGCAGCCCCGTGCAGCACGGCCTCGTCCTCTTCACCAG GCTGTTTGACTTGGATCCTGACCTGCTTCCCCTTTTCCAGTACAACTGCAAGCAGTTTGCCAGCCCTCAGGAGTGCCTCTCTGCCCCTGAGTTCCTGGATCACATCAGGAAG GTGATGCTGGTGATTGATGCTGCTGTGAACCACCTGGAGAACTTATCCTGCCTGGAAGAGTATCTCTGCAACCTTGGCAAGAAGCACCAGGCAGTTGGTGTGAAGGTTGAATCTTTCTCG ACTGTCGGCGAGTCCTTGCTGTACATGCTGGAGAAATGCCTtggtgctgccttcagcccAGAGGTGCAGGAAGCTTGGAGCAAACTCTACAATGCTGTGGTGAAAGCCATGCAACGTGGCTGGGAGACCCTCCCAGAAGGAGACTAG